Proteins co-encoded in one Populus trichocarpa isolate Nisqually-1 chromosome 10, P.trichocarpa_v4.1, whole genome shotgun sequence genomic window:
- the LOC7496488 gene encoding uncharacterized protein LOC7496488 isoform X5 — MELDDDDWGLSAEEFDSLERDALLKIASQQQQQQQQQQQQQPSASSSFNQQQNQQLHFSNKPIFNSPSKKVDPLPDGLPKSSPVSKPKPVESSKALPKLSVKFILHATGNIAAKFLYDPVLVGALRKVPKANWNAKERLWIFPVSSLLSAEKVLSEISGFNVEVEKLDTLVQRAIAAASVAPDLRDWYDRIPDHIESKLMPFQRDGVRFVLQHGGRALLADEMGLGKTLQAIAVAACVRNSWPVLILAPSSLRLHWASTIHQWLDIPSSDILVVLSQSSGSNRAGFNIVSSSRSTIRLDGLFNIISYDAVPKLQNKLMTSEFKVVIADESHFLKNAQAKRTTASLPVIKKAQYAILLSGTPALSRPIELFKQLEALYPDVYKNVHEYGNRYCKGGIFGVYQGASNHEELHNLIKATVMIRRLKKDVLSELPVKRRQQVFLDLPEKDMKQINTLFRELEVVKGKIKACASDEEVESLKFTEKNLINKIYTDSAEAKISGVLDYLGTVIEKKKVGCIRIDGKTAAASRQALVTDFQEKDAIKAAVLSIRAGGVGLTLTAASTVIFAELSWTPGDLIQAEDRAHRIGQVSSVNIYYLLANDTVDDIIWDVVQSKLENLGQMLDGQEKTLEVSASQQRSSPAKQRTLDTYMKRCSNLDDSEHQPKLKYPRH; from the exons atggaattgGATGACGACGACTGGGGTTTAAGCGCTGAAGAATTTGATTCCCTTGAAAGAGACGCTCTCCTGAAGATAGCatctcaacaacaacaacagcaacaacagcaacagcaacagcaaccttctgcttcttcttcttttaatcaaCAACAAAACCAGCAATTACATTTTAGCAACAAACCCATCTTTAATTCTCCTTCAAAAAAG GTTGATCCTTTGCCTGATGGCTTGCCCAAATCATCGCCGGTATCAAAACCAAAACCTG TTGAAAGTTCCAAGGCATTACCAAAGCTCTCTGTCAAGTTTATTCTTCATGCTACTGGAAACATTGCCGCTAAATTTTTATACGACCCT GTACTAGTAGGGGCTCTCCGCAAGGTCCCCAAAGCCAATTGGAATGCAAAAGAAAG GTTGTGGATTTTCCCAGTATCTTCTTTGTTGTCAGCAGAAAAAGTTCTTAGTGAAATATCTGGCTTTAATGTTGAG GTAGAAAAGTTAGACACCTTGGTGCAACGTGCTATTGCTGCTGCTTCTGTTGCTCCAGATCTTCGAG ACTGGTATGACAGGATACCAGACCATATTGAATCAAAGCTTATGCCTTTTCAGCGGGATGGTGTTAG GTTTGTTTTACAACATGGTGGGCGCGCACTCCTAGCAGATGAAATGGGACTGGGAAAGACTTTACAG GCTATTGCTGTAGCAGCATGTGTTCGTAATTCCTGGCCTGTTCTAATACTTGCACCCTCTTCCTTGCGTTTGCATTGGGCTTCA ACGATTCACCAATGGCTTGATATTCCTTCATCAGATATActt GTTGTTTTATCGCAATCGAGTGGATCTAACAGAGCTGGATTCAATATTGTATCAAGTTCTAGGAGCACTATTCGCCTTGATGGCTTATTTAACATCATCTCTTATGATGCAGTCCCTAAGTTGCAGAACAAATTAATGACATCAGAGTTTAAG gtTGTGATTGCAGACGAGTCACACTTCCTGAAAAATGCTCAAGCAAAGAGGACAACTGCCTCGCTTCCAGTTATAAAG AAAGCTCAATATGCAATATTGCTCAGTGGAACCCCTGCTTTATCCAGACCCATAGAGCTTTTTAAGCAG TTGGAAGCCTTGTATCCTGATGTATACAAGAATGTTCATGAATATGGTAACCGGTATTGCAAGGGG GGAATATTTGGAGTTTATCAAGGTGCAAGTAACCATGAAGAATTGCACAACTTAATCAAGGCAACAGTGATGATACGCAGGCTTAAAAAGGATGTCCTTTCTGAGCTTCCTGTGAAACGACGACAACAG GTATTCCTTGATTTGCCTGAAAAGGACATGAAACAAATCAATACTTTATTCCGTGAG TTGGAGGTggtaaaaggaaaaattaaggCTTGTGCATCAGATGAAGAGGTTGAATCACTGAAATTCACAGAGAAGAATCTTATTAACAAG ATATATACTGATTCTGCTGAAGCCAagatatctggagttctagattATCTGGGAACTGTCATTGAG aaaaaaaaagtgggctGCATCCGAATTGATGGCAAAACCGCTGCAGCTTCAAGGCAAGCATTGGTAACTGATTTTCAGGAAAAGGATGCTATCAAGGCAGCAGTG CTATCTATTAGAGCTGGAGGTGTTGGGTTAACTTTAACAGCTGCAAGCACTGTTATTTTTGCGGAATTGTCTTGGACACCAGGTGACCTAATTCAAGCGGAAGACCGTGCTCACAGGATTGGTCAG GTTTCTTCAGTCAATATATACTACCTGCTAGCAAATGACACAGTTGATGACATCATTTG GGATGTTGTTCAAAGCAAATTGGAAAATTTGGGACAG ATGCTCGATGGGCAAGAGAAAACCTTGGAAGTTTCAGCCAGCCAGCAGAGAAGCAGCCCTGCGAAGCAGAGAACACTAGACACTTACATGAAGCGATGTAGCAATTTGGATGACTCTGAACATCAGCCTAAGCTCAAATACCCCAGGCACTGA
- the LOC7496488 gene encoding uncharacterized protein LOC7496488 isoform X4, giving the protein MELDDDDWGLSAEEFDSLERDALLKIASQQQQQQQQQQQQQPSASSSFNQQQNQQLHFSNKPIFNSPSKKVDPLPDGLPKSSPVSKPKPVESSKALPKLSVKFILHATGNIAAKFLYDPVLVGALRKVPKANWNAKERLWIFPVSSLLSAEKVLSEISGFNVEVEKLDTLVQRAIAAASVAPDLRDWYDRIPDHIESKLMPFQRDGVRFVLQHGGRALLADEMGLGKTLQAIAVAACVRNSWPVLILAPSSLRLHWASTIHQWLDIPSSDILVVLSQSSGSNRAGFNIVSSSRSTIRLDGLFNIISYDAVPKLQNKLMTSEFKVVIADESHFLKNAQAKRTTASLPVIKKAQYAILLSGTPALSRPIELFKQLEALYPDVYKNVHEYGNRYCKGGIFGVYQGASNHEELHNLIKATVMIRRLKKDVLSELPVKRRQQVFLDLPEKDMKQINTLFRELEVVKGKIKACASDEEVESLKFTEKNLINKIYTDSAEAKISGVLDYLGTVIEAGCKFLIFAHHQSMIDSIHEFLLKKKVGCIRIDGKTAAASRQALVTDFQEKDAIKAAVLSIRAGGVGLTLTAASTVIFAELSWTPGDLIQAEDRAHRIGQVSSVNIYYLLANDTVDDIIWDVVQSKLENLGQMLDGQEKTLEVSASQQRSSPAKQRTLDTYMKRCSNLDDSEHQPKLKYPRH; this is encoded by the exons atggaattgGATGACGACGACTGGGGTTTAAGCGCTGAAGAATTTGATTCCCTTGAAAGAGACGCTCTCCTGAAGATAGCatctcaacaacaacaacagcaacaacagcaacagcaacagcaaccttctgcttcttcttcttttaatcaaCAACAAAACCAGCAATTACATTTTAGCAACAAACCCATCTTTAATTCTCCTTCAAAAAAG GTTGATCCTTTGCCTGATGGCTTGCCCAAATCATCGCCGGTATCAAAACCAAAACCTG TTGAAAGTTCCAAGGCATTACCAAAGCTCTCTGTCAAGTTTATTCTTCATGCTACTGGAAACATTGCCGCTAAATTTTTATACGACCCT GTACTAGTAGGGGCTCTCCGCAAGGTCCCCAAAGCCAATTGGAATGCAAAAGAAAG GTTGTGGATTTTCCCAGTATCTTCTTTGTTGTCAGCAGAAAAAGTTCTTAGTGAAATATCTGGCTTTAATGTTGAG GTAGAAAAGTTAGACACCTTGGTGCAACGTGCTATTGCTGCTGCTTCTGTTGCTCCAGATCTTCGAG ACTGGTATGACAGGATACCAGACCATATTGAATCAAAGCTTATGCCTTTTCAGCGGGATGGTGTTAG GTTTGTTTTACAACATGGTGGGCGCGCACTCCTAGCAGATGAAATGGGACTGGGAAAGACTTTACAG GCTATTGCTGTAGCAGCATGTGTTCGTAATTCCTGGCCTGTTCTAATACTTGCACCCTCTTCCTTGCGTTTGCATTGGGCTTCA ACGATTCACCAATGGCTTGATATTCCTTCATCAGATATActt GTTGTTTTATCGCAATCGAGTGGATCTAACAGAGCTGGATTCAATATTGTATCAAGTTCTAGGAGCACTATTCGCCTTGATGGCTTATTTAACATCATCTCTTATGATGCAGTCCCTAAGTTGCAGAACAAATTAATGACATCAGAGTTTAAG gtTGTGATTGCAGACGAGTCACACTTCCTGAAAAATGCTCAAGCAAAGAGGACAACTGCCTCGCTTCCAGTTATAAAG AAAGCTCAATATGCAATATTGCTCAGTGGAACCCCTGCTTTATCCAGACCCATAGAGCTTTTTAAGCAG TTGGAAGCCTTGTATCCTGATGTATACAAGAATGTTCATGAATATGGTAACCGGTATTGCAAGGGG GGAATATTTGGAGTTTATCAAGGTGCAAGTAACCATGAAGAATTGCACAACTTAATCAAGGCAACAGTGATGATACGCAGGCTTAAAAAGGATGTCCTTTCTGAGCTTCCTGTGAAACGACGACAACAG GTATTCCTTGATTTGCCTGAAAAGGACATGAAACAAATCAATACTTTATTCCGTGAG TTGGAGGTggtaaaaggaaaaattaaggCTTGTGCATCAGATGAAGAGGTTGAATCACTGAAATTCACAGAGAAGAATCTTATTAACAAG ATATATACTGATTCTGCTGAAGCCAagatatctggagttctagattATCTGGGAACTGTCATTGAG GCAGGATGCAAGTTTCTGATTTTTGCTCACCATCAATCCATGATTGATTCAATACATGAGTTTCTTCTT aaaaaaaaagtgggctGCATCCGAATTGATGGCAAAACCGCTGCAGCTTCAAGGCAAGCATTGGTAACTGATTTTCAGGAAAAGGATGCTATCAAGGCAGCAGTG CTATCTATTAGAGCTGGAGGTGTTGGGTTAACTTTAACAGCTGCAAGCACTGTTATTTTTGCGGAATTGTCTTGGACACCAGGTGACCTAATTCAAGCGGAAGACCGTGCTCACAGGATTGGTCAG GTTTCTTCAGTCAATATATACTACCTGCTAGCAAATGACACAGTTGATGACATCATTTG GGATGTTGTTCAAAGCAAATTGGAAAATTTGGGACAG ATGCTCGATGGGCAAGAGAAAACCTTGGAAGTTTCAGCCAGCCAGCAGAGAAGCAGCCCTGCGAAGCAGAGAACACTAGACACTTACATGAAGCGATGTAGCAATTTGGATGACTCTGAACATCAGCCTAAGCTCAAATACCCCAGGCACTGA
- the LOC7496488 gene encoding uncharacterized protein LOC7496488 isoform X2, which yields MELDDDDWGLSAEEFDSLERDALLKIASQQQQQQQQQQQQQPSASSSFNQQQNQQLHFSNKPIFNSPSKKVDPLPDGLPKSSPVSKPKPVESSKALPKLSVKFILHATGNIAAKFLYDPVLVGALRKVPKANWNAKERLWIFPVSSLLSAEKVLSEISGFNVEVEKLDTLVQRAIAAASVAPDLRDWYDRIPDHIESKLMPFQRDGVRFVLQHGGRALLADEMGLGKTLQAIAVAACVRNSWPVLILAPSSLRLHWASTIHQWLDIPSSDILVVLSQSSGSNRAGFNIVSSSRSTIRLDGLFNIISYDAVPKLQNKLMTSEFKVVIADESHFLKNAQAKRTTASLPVIKKAQYAILLSGTPALSRPIELFKQLEALYPDVYKNVHEYGNRYCKGGIFGVYQGASNHEELHNLIKATVMIRRLKKDVLSELPVKRRQQVFLDLPEKDMKQINTLFRELEVVKGKIKACASDEEVESLKFTEKNLINKIYTDSAEAKISGVLDYLGTVIEKKKVGCIRIDGKTAAASRQALVTDFQEKDAIKAAVIFSEEYWVRLALLLILCFKLTEFWCKLCVELLWFICENVFVKLSIRAGGVGLTLTAASTVIFAELSWTPGDLIQAEDRAHRIGQVSSVNIYYLLANDTVDDIIWDVVQSKLENLGQMLDGQEKTLEVSASQQRSSPAKQRTLDTYMKRCSNLDDSEHQPKLKYPRH from the exons atggaattgGATGACGACGACTGGGGTTTAAGCGCTGAAGAATTTGATTCCCTTGAAAGAGACGCTCTCCTGAAGATAGCatctcaacaacaacaacagcaacaacagcaacagcaacagcaaccttctgcttcttcttcttttaatcaaCAACAAAACCAGCAATTACATTTTAGCAACAAACCCATCTTTAATTCTCCTTCAAAAAAG GTTGATCCTTTGCCTGATGGCTTGCCCAAATCATCGCCGGTATCAAAACCAAAACCTG TTGAAAGTTCCAAGGCATTACCAAAGCTCTCTGTCAAGTTTATTCTTCATGCTACTGGAAACATTGCCGCTAAATTTTTATACGACCCT GTACTAGTAGGGGCTCTCCGCAAGGTCCCCAAAGCCAATTGGAATGCAAAAGAAAG GTTGTGGATTTTCCCAGTATCTTCTTTGTTGTCAGCAGAAAAAGTTCTTAGTGAAATATCTGGCTTTAATGTTGAG GTAGAAAAGTTAGACACCTTGGTGCAACGTGCTATTGCTGCTGCTTCTGTTGCTCCAGATCTTCGAG ACTGGTATGACAGGATACCAGACCATATTGAATCAAAGCTTATGCCTTTTCAGCGGGATGGTGTTAG GTTTGTTTTACAACATGGTGGGCGCGCACTCCTAGCAGATGAAATGGGACTGGGAAAGACTTTACAG GCTATTGCTGTAGCAGCATGTGTTCGTAATTCCTGGCCTGTTCTAATACTTGCACCCTCTTCCTTGCGTTTGCATTGGGCTTCA ACGATTCACCAATGGCTTGATATTCCTTCATCAGATATActt GTTGTTTTATCGCAATCGAGTGGATCTAACAGAGCTGGATTCAATATTGTATCAAGTTCTAGGAGCACTATTCGCCTTGATGGCTTATTTAACATCATCTCTTATGATGCAGTCCCTAAGTTGCAGAACAAATTAATGACATCAGAGTTTAAG gtTGTGATTGCAGACGAGTCACACTTCCTGAAAAATGCTCAAGCAAAGAGGACAACTGCCTCGCTTCCAGTTATAAAG AAAGCTCAATATGCAATATTGCTCAGTGGAACCCCTGCTTTATCCAGACCCATAGAGCTTTTTAAGCAG TTGGAAGCCTTGTATCCTGATGTATACAAGAATGTTCATGAATATGGTAACCGGTATTGCAAGGGG GGAATATTTGGAGTTTATCAAGGTGCAAGTAACCATGAAGAATTGCACAACTTAATCAAGGCAACAGTGATGATACGCAGGCTTAAAAAGGATGTCCTTTCTGAGCTTCCTGTGAAACGACGACAACAG GTATTCCTTGATTTGCCTGAAAAGGACATGAAACAAATCAATACTTTATTCCGTGAG TTGGAGGTggtaaaaggaaaaattaaggCTTGTGCATCAGATGAAGAGGTTGAATCACTGAAATTCACAGAGAAGAATCTTATTAACAAG ATATATACTGATTCTGCTGAAGCCAagatatctggagttctagattATCTGGGAACTGTCATTGAG aaaaaaaaagtgggctGCATCCGAATTGATGGCAAAACCGCTGCAGCTTCAAGGCAAGCATTGGTAACTGATTTTCAGGAAAAGGATGCTATCAAGGCAGCAGTG ATTTTTTCGGAAGAGTATTGGGTAAGATTAGCATTACTCTTGATACTATGTTTCAAATTGACTGAATTTTGGTGCAAGTTGTGCGTTGAGTTGTTATGGTTTATCTGTGAAAATGTATTTGTGAAGCTATCTATTAGAGCTGGAGGTGTTGGGTTAACTTTAACAGCTGCAAGCACTGTTATTTTTGCGGAATTGTCTTGGACACCAGGTGACCTAATTCAAGCGGAAGACCGTGCTCACAGGATTGGTCAG GTTTCTTCAGTCAATATATACTACCTGCTAGCAAATGACACAGTTGATGACATCATTTG GGATGTTGTTCAAAGCAAATTGGAAAATTTGGGACAG ATGCTCGATGGGCAAGAGAAAACCTTGGAAGTTTCAGCCAGCCAGCAGAGAAGCAGCCCTGCGAAGCAGAGAACACTAGACACTTACATGAAGCGATGTAGCAATTTGGATGACTCTGAACATCAGCCTAAGCTCAAATACCCCAGGCACTGA
- the LOC7496488 gene encoding uncharacterized protein LOC7496488 isoform X3, with protein sequence MELDDDDWGLSAEEFDSLERDALLKIASQQQQQQQQQQQQQPSASSSFNQQQNQQLHFSNKPIFNSPSKKVDPLPDGLPKSSPVSKPKPVESSKALPKLSVKFILHATGNIAAKFLYDPVLVGALRKVPKANWNAKERLWIFPVSSLLSAEKVLSEISGFNVEVEKLDTLVQRAIAAASVAPDLRDWYDRIPDHIESKLMPFQRDGVRFVLQHGGRALLADEMGLGKTLQAIAVAACVRNSWPVLILAPSSLRLHWASTIHQWLDIPSSDILVVLSQSSGSNRAGFNIVSSSRSTIRLDGLFNIISYDAVPKLQNKLMTSEFKVVIADESHFLKNAQAKRTTASLPVIKKAQYAILLSGTPALSRPIELFKQLEALYPDVYKNVHEYGNRYCKGGIFGVYQGASNHEELHNLIKATVMIRRLKKDVLSELPVKRRQQVFLDLPEKDMKQINTLFRELEVVKGKIKACASDEEVESLKFTEKNLINKIYTDSAEAKISGVLDYLGTVIEAGCKFLIFAHHQSMIDSIHEFLLKKKVGCIRIDGKTAAASRQALVTDFQEKDAIKAAVIFSEEYWLSIRAGGVGLTLTAASTVIFAELSWTPGDLIQAEDRAHRIGQVSSVNIYYLLANDTVDDIIWDVVQSKLENLGQMLDGQEKTLEVSASQQRSSPAKQRTLDTYMKRCSNLDDSEHQPKLKYPRH encoded by the exons atggaattgGATGACGACGACTGGGGTTTAAGCGCTGAAGAATTTGATTCCCTTGAAAGAGACGCTCTCCTGAAGATAGCatctcaacaacaacaacagcaacaacagcaacagcaacagcaaccttctgcttcttcttcttttaatcaaCAACAAAACCAGCAATTACATTTTAGCAACAAACCCATCTTTAATTCTCCTTCAAAAAAG GTTGATCCTTTGCCTGATGGCTTGCCCAAATCATCGCCGGTATCAAAACCAAAACCTG TTGAAAGTTCCAAGGCATTACCAAAGCTCTCTGTCAAGTTTATTCTTCATGCTACTGGAAACATTGCCGCTAAATTTTTATACGACCCT GTACTAGTAGGGGCTCTCCGCAAGGTCCCCAAAGCCAATTGGAATGCAAAAGAAAG GTTGTGGATTTTCCCAGTATCTTCTTTGTTGTCAGCAGAAAAAGTTCTTAGTGAAATATCTGGCTTTAATGTTGAG GTAGAAAAGTTAGACACCTTGGTGCAACGTGCTATTGCTGCTGCTTCTGTTGCTCCAGATCTTCGAG ACTGGTATGACAGGATACCAGACCATATTGAATCAAAGCTTATGCCTTTTCAGCGGGATGGTGTTAG GTTTGTTTTACAACATGGTGGGCGCGCACTCCTAGCAGATGAAATGGGACTGGGAAAGACTTTACAG GCTATTGCTGTAGCAGCATGTGTTCGTAATTCCTGGCCTGTTCTAATACTTGCACCCTCTTCCTTGCGTTTGCATTGGGCTTCA ACGATTCACCAATGGCTTGATATTCCTTCATCAGATATActt GTTGTTTTATCGCAATCGAGTGGATCTAACAGAGCTGGATTCAATATTGTATCAAGTTCTAGGAGCACTATTCGCCTTGATGGCTTATTTAACATCATCTCTTATGATGCAGTCCCTAAGTTGCAGAACAAATTAATGACATCAGAGTTTAAG gtTGTGATTGCAGACGAGTCACACTTCCTGAAAAATGCTCAAGCAAAGAGGACAACTGCCTCGCTTCCAGTTATAAAG AAAGCTCAATATGCAATATTGCTCAGTGGAACCCCTGCTTTATCCAGACCCATAGAGCTTTTTAAGCAG TTGGAAGCCTTGTATCCTGATGTATACAAGAATGTTCATGAATATGGTAACCGGTATTGCAAGGGG GGAATATTTGGAGTTTATCAAGGTGCAAGTAACCATGAAGAATTGCACAACTTAATCAAGGCAACAGTGATGATACGCAGGCTTAAAAAGGATGTCCTTTCTGAGCTTCCTGTGAAACGACGACAACAG GTATTCCTTGATTTGCCTGAAAAGGACATGAAACAAATCAATACTTTATTCCGTGAG TTGGAGGTggtaaaaggaaaaattaaggCTTGTGCATCAGATGAAGAGGTTGAATCACTGAAATTCACAGAGAAGAATCTTATTAACAAG ATATATACTGATTCTGCTGAAGCCAagatatctggagttctagattATCTGGGAACTGTCATTGAG GCAGGATGCAAGTTTCTGATTTTTGCTCACCATCAATCCATGATTGATTCAATACATGAGTTTCTTCTT aaaaaaaaagtgggctGCATCCGAATTGATGGCAAAACCGCTGCAGCTTCAAGGCAAGCATTGGTAACTGATTTTCAGGAAAAGGATGCTATCAAGGCAGCAGTG ATTTTTTCGGAAGAGTATTGG CTATCTATTAGAGCTGGAGGTGTTGGGTTAACTTTAACAGCTGCAAGCACTGTTATTTTTGCGGAATTGTCTTGGACACCAGGTGACCTAATTCAAGCGGAAGACCGTGCTCACAGGATTGGTCAG GTTTCTTCAGTCAATATATACTACCTGCTAGCAAATGACACAGTTGATGACATCATTTG GGATGTTGTTCAAAGCAAATTGGAAAATTTGGGACAG ATGCTCGATGGGCAAGAGAAAACCTTGGAAGTTTCAGCCAGCCAGCAGAGAAGCAGCCCTGCGAAGCAGAGAACACTAGACACTTACATGAAGCGATGTAGCAATTTGGATGACTCTGAACATCAGCCTAAGCTCAAATACCCCAGGCACTGA
- the LOC7496488 gene encoding uncharacterized protein LOC7496488 isoform X1 produces MELDDDDWGLSAEEFDSLERDALLKIASQQQQQQQQQQQQQPSASSSFNQQQNQQLHFSNKPIFNSPSKKVDPLPDGLPKSSPVSKPKPVESSKALPKLSVKFILHATGNIAAKFLYDPVLVGALRKVPKANWNAKERLWIFPVSSLLSAEKVLSEISGFNVEVEKLDTLVQRAIAAASVAPDLRDWYDRIPDHIESKLMPFQRDGVRFVLQHGGRALLADEMGLGKTLQAIAVAACVRNSWPVLILAPSSLRLHWASTIHQWLDIPSSDILVVLSQSSGSNRAGFNIVSSSRSTIRLDGLFNIISYDAVPKLQNKLMTSEFKVVIADESHFLKNAQAKRTTASLPVIKKAQYAILLSGTPALSRPIELFKQLEALYPDVYKNVHEYGNRYCKGGIFGVYQGASNHEELHNLIKATVMIRRLKKDVLSELPVKRRQQVFLDLPEKDMKQINTLFRELEVVKGKIKACASDEEVESLKFTEKNLINKIYTDSAEAKISGVLDYLGTVIEAGCKFLIFAHHQSMIDSIHEFLLKKKVGCIRIDGKTAAASRQALVTDFQEKDAIKAAVIFSEEYWVRLALLLILCFKLTEFWCKLCVELLWFICENVFVKLSIRAGGVGLTLTAASTVIFAELSWTPGDLIQAEDRAHRIGQVSSVNIYYLLANDTVDDIIWDVVQSKLENLGQMLDGQEKTLEVSASQQRSSPAKQRTLDTYMKRCSNLDDSEHQPKLKYPRH; encoded by the exons atggaattgGATGACGACGACTGGGGTTTAAGCGCTGAAGAATTTGATTCCCTTGAAAGAGACGCTCTCCTGAAGATAGCatctcaacaacaacaacagcaacaacagcaacagcaacagcaaccttctgcttcttcttcttttaatcaaCAACAAAACCAGCAATTACATTTTAGCAACAAACCCATCTTTAATTCTCCTTCAAAAAAG GTTGATCCTTTGCCTGATGGCTTGCCCAAATCATCGCCGGTATCAAAACCAAAACCTG TTGAAAGTTCCAAGGCATTACCAAAGCTCTCTGTCAAGTTTATTCTTCATGCTACTGGAAACATTGCCGCTAAATTTTTATACGACCCT GTACTAGTAGGGGCTCTCCGCAAGGTCCCCAAAGCCAATTGGAATGCAAAAGAAAG GTTGTGGATTTTCCCAGTATCTTCTTTGTTGTCAGCAGAAAAAGTTCTTAGTGAAATATCTGGCTTTAATGTTGAG GTAGAAAAGTTAGACACCTTGGTGCAACGTGCTATTGCTGCTGCTTCTGTTGCTCCAGATCTTCGAG ACTGGTATGACAGGATACCAGACCATATTGAATCAAAGCTTATGCCTTTTCAGCGGGATGGTGTTAG GTTTGTTTTACAACATGGTGGGCGCGCACTCCTAGCAGATGAAATGGGACTGGGAAAGACTTTACAG GCTATTGCTGTAGCAGCATGTGTTCGTAATTCCTGGCCTGTTCTAATACTTGCACCCTCTTCCTTGCGTTTGCATTGGGCTTCA ACGATTCACCAATGGCTTGATATTCCTTCATCAGATATActt GTTGTTTTATCGCAATCGAGTGGATCTAACAGAGCTGGATTCAATATTGTATCAAGTTCTAGGAGCACTATTCGCCTTGATGGCTTATTTAACATCATCTCTTATGATGCAGTCCCTAAGTTGCAGAACAAATTAATGACATCAGAGTTTAAG gtTGTGATTGCAGACGAGTCACACTTCCTGAAAAATGCTCAAGCAAAGAGGACAACTGCCTCGCTTCCAGTTATAAAG AAAGCTCAATATGCAATATTGCTCAGTGGAACCCCTGCTTTATCCAGACCCATAGAGCTTTTTAAGCAG TTGGAAGCCTTGTATCCTGATGTATACAAGAATGTTCATGAATATGGTAACCGGTATTGCAAGGGG GGAATATTTGGAGTTTATCAAGGTGCAAGTAACCATGAAGAATTGCACAACTTAATCAAGGCAACAGTGATGATACGCAGGCTTAAAAAGGATGTCCTTTCTGAGCTTCCTGTGAAACGACGACAACAG GTATTCCTTGATTTGCCTGAAAAGGACATGAAACAAATCAATACTTTATTCCGTGAG TTGGAGGTggtaaaaggaaaaattaaggCTTGTGCATCAGATGAAGAGGTTGAATCACTGAAATTCACAGAGAAGAATCTTATTAACAAG ATATATACTGATTCTGCTGAAGCCAagatatctggagttctagattATCTGGGAACTGTCATTGAG GCAGGATGCAAGTTTCTGATTTTTGCTCACCATCAATCCATGATTGATTCAATACATGAGTTTCTTCTT aaaaaaaaagtgggctGCATCCGAATTGATGGCAAAACCGCTGCAGCTTCAAGGCAAGCATTGGTAACTGATTTTCAGGAAAAGGATGCTATCAAGGCAGCAGTG ATTTTTTCGGAAGAGTATTGGGTAAGATTAGCATTACTCTTGATACTATGTTTCAAATTGACTGAATTTTGGTGCAAGTTGTGCGTTGAGTTGTTATGGTTTATCTGTGAAAATGTATTTGTGAAGCTATCTATTAGAGCTGGAGGTGTTGGGTTAACTTTAACAGCTGCAAGCACTGTTATTTTTGCGGAATTGTCTTGGACACCAGGTGACCTAATTCAAGCGGAAGACCGTGCTCACAGGATTGGTCAG GTTTCTTCAGTCAATATATACTACCTGCTAGCAAATGACACAGTTGATGACATCATTTG GGATGTTGTTCAAAGCAAATTGGAAAATTTGGGACAG ATGCTCGATGGGCAAGAGAAAACCTTGGAAGTTTCAGCCAGCCAGCAGAGAAGCAGCCCTGCGAAGCAGAGAACACTAGACACTTACATGAAGCGATGTAGCAATTTGGATGACTCTGAACATCAGCCTAAGCTCAAATACCCCAGGCACTGA